The genome window CCTTTGTCTTGATTGTGAACATAATATATATGCTAGCTCACCTCAAGGGTCAGTTATTTAAATCACAAAATTAAGCAAGCAACCAAATTTGCATTCTGACAGAAATTACATTATAGTCAGGCTGTTAAGAAGGCCTACCAGTTACAAAGTGGATAAGAGCAGATGCAATTAATATCCTGCTGGTATAAGGAAACCATTTTCATTGTGGAAAGCCTCCAAACTGACAAGAAGCACACAGAGAAAGGTCTGCATGGATTCTTGCCATCCTAGCATGATGGCTGTGAAAgttgtattttttgaaaaaaatatacattCAGTCAATGCGTTCTGTCACAGCCATGCAACGTCTTTTTGTCCCTTAGCTTTCCACTGATTTGGCTGCTGTGGTTTCTTATCCTGTCAAAAGCCTTAGTTGATTCCTAAGAAAATAAGGACACATCTGAATTATGCATCAGCAGGTAGATGTATtacaataagaagagtttggatttataccctgcctttctctcctgtaaggagattcaaggtggcttacaaacttcttaagTTTGTAATTACTAATCCTACCAGCCTTATATAGTGGTTTGTCTATGCTAAACCGTTGCTCATGACTGGGAACTATTGTGCTGAAATGGAACTATGTGAGCTAGTTCTGCTGTAGATAGGAATTATCTTGCTAGCACAGATCTTATGTAGCAGCAGACTCTAAACACTGGCTGAATTCCACAGTGATGTCTGCAGTACATAACAGTTTTTCTATAGAAGTATAAAAAATATACACTATTACACATGATGAAAGCATATAGACACATTTTGCCTTATGTACTCCTAGAAATATGAGATGGATCATGGGAACTGCATATTCAGTGAGTCCTGTCTTCCTTGGATGCACCATGAAGTTTTGAAGCAAGCCTACATCAGGTCTGACCAATGGTTTATCttggtattgtctactccagtAGCCATTAGCCTTTCCAGACCAGGAGCCACCTCGAACCATCAGGTGACAGAATGACACGCACTAAGCAAAAAGCACAGGAAAGGAAGTCAGATGACATCTCAGTCACGTGGCAGGAGAAGAAGCCAGAGTTGTGATCTAATCCAGGAGGGGCTCTATGCTGCAAACCCATCATATACTGCCAGAGAATTTAACTGAAGAtcgtggggattgaacctgagaccttctgcatgctaatcTGATGCTCTATCGCTGAGTTACAGCCCCTTCCCACAAAGCCCAAAGTAGACTGACAGCTGGAATGTGGAGGATAGCTGAGCAGGATGGAAAGATCTTGTGTGAGTATGGGTACCCTGGAATCTACCTGCTGAGAAAGGAATCTtcactgctgagtgaccttgcctTACCATCCAGGCTGCTTCATTCACTAGCTGCACGAAAGGGACAGGACACAAAATGCCCCTCTACCTATGCATACAAAGCAGCAGGTCTTTCcaaaaaagcaacagaaactgtggCTAAAGGGCCTCATAAAACAGCAGCTGGGGCTGTACAACTCAGATGAGGGGGTTCTGGACCCTCAAGGATGTATCTACAgagaatggcgcctggggcaagctctcaaactgcatccccccccccccccaatctcttgcaatctggatgttaAACCCCTTTTGATACCCTCCAAGATCGCATTAGTCTTTtctgtcactgcatcacactgactgctcatatttaacttactgtccacctgtaccccaagatcttgttctcatACACTGCTGATTAGAAGTGCACcctccatccagagagaaaggtagggaagagaaagaaaggggggaagagagagaaagcttcagtggcggagtgagggggaaggttGCCCATGTTCCCCCTACTGCcatgacacacacaaaaacctccggttgctttaaaattaagattaacttactttCAGGCAAGGAGCACTGCGGCCAGGAGGAGACTGGGAGAGGAGACCAGGGGCAGGGACAGACCAGGGAAAGAGTACCCTCCTTGGCATTGTCTCTGCCCCCAATAGCACTGCTACTTGCCTGAaagtaaattaattttaaaaggaacCTGAGGCTATTTTTCTGGCAACAGCGGGAAGGGAATGTGggtcacttttctctcctgctgccaccaaaaaagcctcgggttgctttaaaattaagattcacTTACTTCCTGGAAGTGAGGCTGGGCTAGATCAATCCAGGTGGAGGCTCTTCCTgtgaccacccacccacccacccccagagtggagctgcccccttccctccatttccccAGTTATGCATCTGGGACCCACTGGTTGACAACCATTAGTTTACTCTGACCAGCGAGGGCTCCAACCACAGAACTATGGTTCTTTATGCTGCACACCAAGCAGCATAACTGGGAGAATAAGCAGGAATGGAAGGATAACTGGGCATAGTCAATTTGTAGGTGAAGACCAGAATAATGTGAGGCTACCAGGCCCTAACATGCAAGGGCGATGTGCAAGGACTTGGAGGTCTCTTGGCATCAGAAGGTGAATTTGCAGATGGGGTCCAGATGTCTGGGCAACTGATTTGTTTGGCCCAGATTATTTCCAAATCCAATCAGATCAGAGTTCGGAAGTTTCTCGTGTCTGAGCCTCTCACATGGtgtaaacatatttatttaggaaatgtataAAACAGCCCAAAGATGAAATAAAACTGGACATGGGGTAGGGGTCACAGAAACGTAGAGCAGATCAGGCTACCACTCTTGTTGAGAAACAAGCTGTTTTGATGTCCATCAATGCAGTTACTGACAAGAACGAAATGCTTGTTAACAATACACTTGAGAAGACCATTTTCCTAAGAAAAGGTGCTTTATTAACAGTCTTATGAGTTCCACAGAATACTGAGAAGGAAAAATAAAGTTACATCTTCAAAAAAGTTGGTGTATGTATGCAAGACAGAGAGGTCAAACAGCTAAATAATGAGATAAATACCAGTTAACCCACCATTTTCTGGTAAGGCAGCCAAAGGTAAAATGAAACAATCTTAAGCGCAATGCCATCCCAGTCACCTCAAGGAGGCTGCTGAGTTGAGTATGGCTGCGTAGGTAGTAGCATACCCTAGAAGCTGCGTAATCATATATTGGCACTGCtaaagcaaaaacaaagcaaaacaaaaaacccccacaaaaaatcAAACAGACAAATCAGCAACAGAAGCACACACTTAAATATAATACTCTTTCAGAATACTCCCTAACAAACTGTTCAGAGCCACGTGTGGATAAAATGCCTAAATTAACCGAACAAACAAACTGCTGCTTAATCGCACAGCAAAATAGGAATCTTGGCAATGAGGAACCCAGCAACCACcaagttttgtttttctgaaCCTAGCCATTCAGTGATAGATTGCAAAACTAAGTCCATCATGTCCTCCCCATCAGGTGCAATTTGCTGATTTCACTAAGCATTTAGGGTGAACTGCAGCAATTGCCCAAAGTAAGTAGAAGAAGAGCAAACTGTGCCCTTCCTAACACTGGAAGAGTCAAAGCCTTAAGGCAAAGAATGGTAGGACATACAAACTCCCTAGCACTGTGACAGTCTGTAGAGTGTAGTACATACCACTGTTCTGGCCAGATCTCCCAGGTGAAATGGCAAGCCTTTGCAGAAAAGAGGTGAAAGAACAGCAAGCAGCACTGAGCGCAAGGCAGGCAGTTCATGGGTCAGGAAAATGCCTAGCCCCGCCCGCCACCCCAGCATAAACCTGGACCCCTTCATACTTACTAGCAATGGCATAGTTACCTCTTCCCGAGGGCTGCATTCTATGCCTCTCCAGTAACATGACAGGAAGTGGGGTCATTTGGAAAGAACCATgctattccaccaccaccacccctcaacAAGCCTTAGGATTGTTTCTAACATGAGACCTCCCCACAATAAAACTTGCGCTTCCTGGTCTTCTACTCCCACTGCCTGCTAGTATTAGTCAATTAGAAGTGGTAACACATACCCTTTGCTAAGATTCAAAAGCAAACGTAACACCTGTtgcttctcacaatactaaaggGCCTTAATTGCACAGTAACAAATTGATAATAGAACATAAGCaatccaaaacattttttaaagttgtctCCAATAACAGATCAAGAGACTTTAAGAATAAAAATGCCATGTTATCTCTCTTCGCCCTCCTTTTATGCTTCAACTCTTCCTTAAGGAAGGCTAGTTTAGCTGCAATCTTGGCATTAAAGATCAGCAAAAGATGGGCACCTGCCCCACTTTCACCACACCAGACACTGGATTGGTGTTTTCAGGATCTTAGCAACAGGCAAGCAAGACCCTCTGTCCTGTCTCCAGCGCTCTTCCGCAAGTGATGCTTCCTGTCCCCCTCTTCAGGACTTTCCCTTCTTCTACCACACTGGGCCACAAAAGGAAATGAGGACAGGGTGGAAAAGGAGCACGGTCCCAGACGGGGGCTTAGAAGAGTTTGGGAATGGGCCAATCCCCACAAAAACTTCCAGTCAGCTCTGTTGGTCAGTTTCACTTGTTTTGTTTTAGCCACATTCTCTAAAATCTTAAAAGCAGCTGAAAATATAACAGGGGCAGGTAGACTGGCTTAAAAGCTCCTCTTGCTGACATCGGAAATGTTTTTCTCGCACCCTCACTGCAAATGCAGAAATCCAGATTTACACTCTCAACAGAGACCCACTGCTAATTGACAGTGTGATCTGCATAGGGGTCCAAGCAAATGGTCTACTGGCATCTCGATGCTACAGCACTTCCGGCCCTAGGCAGATACGTCCCTGGCCCGTACCATGGATAGGAGTTCACTAACAACCTCTGTAAGAACAGGAGACTAAAACAACCCACTATAAATATGGGGTTGTATAAGAAGTCTTGCTCCCCAAGCCCAGCCCTATCATGGAAGGTATTATTCATTTCTAAGAGTGTAACAGGGTTAATTGTTACAAAGGAGATGAAGGAATATCCCTTTTGGATGAAGAGGTTAATGCTTCTTTCCCAACATGAGGCCCACACTGCTGTCTCAAGTACTCCTAATGCTCACAGGTGGAAATTCATTTTCATCATCCAGACACACGGGCCCAGTGGCGAATTCATGCTCTGGTATAATCTCTCCACGGAGGGCTCCTCCATCTTCTGAGTAGCCTGCAAAAAAATTACCAAAGCACTATGGATAAATGCAGGAGAACCCAAGAAAATAAAGAGTAGGAATTGCCAGTCAACAACCATTTGGGGCTTGACAAAACGGGAGAAGGGGATGGACAGGTGAGGTACGCCAATCCAATCAATGCCCAACTGGAGAAAGGCACAAACCTCTGGCTTTAACATGGCAAGACTCTGGCTTTCCATAAAGTACGAGGTGGGTGCAGCCACTATAATGACCACAGTGTTCTTTGGACCAAGAAAGCACATTCTAACTTGACCACATGTGAGGAATGCAGAGAAGAGGCCCAATGAAAGAATGCAAGAACTGTTATAATGAGTTAAAGACACCCATCCCAGTCTAAATGCTGTCTGTAAAAACAGCATCACCAGCAGCTTCAGAAGGAATGTGCAGCAAACAAGCAAAGGAGTGTGTGATCAACTAGACACCTCATCAGATCTAGACATGGAACACCtgacattattctttttttttttttgctaacctGAATCTGACTGGGTTTAAAATCATCTGCCCATGTTCTTTCCTTTCCAAAGTGACAATCTAGGCCAAGCCAACACTCACCTGGCATCATAGAAGGTGAAGGCATAGAACCTTGCCTGGCTACTGTTGCAGCATAAGTCTGAGGTACTGGAGGCTGCAGATCATTCTCTTTGTTCTCTTCTGTCTTCTCCAAGCCCAGCAATCTAATTGTATGAGCCAGAAAGGAAAGAATTAAAAGTAGTCAACTTCTCCAGTCTGTGCTGTAACTCCACTATTGTATTTGTATGTTTCGATGGGTAGATTAAATTGGATTAACAGCTGGGGAGGTGGGATACTCTGCTCCCAAGCCTCTCTGCTCTGTACAATGTGTTCTCTGCCAACAGGAAACCACCATGCAGTGACCCAGACATATGTGGACAGCCACGCTCAAAAAGAGACTACcttggcactttaaaaaaaagtacagtctagaccagtgatggcgaaccttttcgagaccgagtgcccaaattgcaacccaaaacccacttatttatcgcaaagtgccaacatggcaatttaacctgaatactgaggttttagtttagaaaaaatggtttgcgcCGAgacatgcattactcgggagtaagcttggtgaagcaaccctagaaaggtttactcagaaacaaggtcagcctagatatgtgtgtgtgtgtggggggggggtgattttctgctccccgtacatgatgaactctgtgcgtgcacgtgtgcccacagagagggctctgagtgccacctctggcacgcgtgccataggttcgccaccactggtctagacagaggtttgccaccacactGAAAACTGGCCCACAGTCAGTCACAGTGCTGATAGGTAAAGTGGAGACTTCTACCCTGAATTATGAAACAAGACTGATTTAGACCAATCTGTGAGAAGAAAGGGCAGTTCTGGATTTTCCACAGGGCAGAGCAGGCTGATTTCTCTTACAAGAACTACCAAAGACGTAGGGCAATATTTCACTACAGCTGGTTGATTTCTCTTTTTAACCGCACAAGATTGACCTCCACGCCATTCAGTGTGTTGCTAGAACAGCTGAACTACATCAGTACCTGTGTGTCTTGATTAAAACACACTCCCCCCCATCTTGAGGGTCCAAGTTGTAGAGGTAAAGGTGTCCATCAGACGTCGTAACTAAAAGCCGTGGCAACTTCTGGATCCTATCAAGAAAAGCACAAGATGTGGTTTATGGGTCATGCCAATCATGTTTTTGAAAGCCAGGAACTCAGATGAATGAGCAGATTCTGCACCTGTGTAGTCACAATACTTGTCTCAATGGCAACTACAAGTTCAAAGATTGAGAGGACACAATGAAGGAAAATGATGCAGAAATATTGCCTGTGGTGCACAGGACTTGTCTTACCCATCACCTTAGTGTGGAAACTCCACTAGATTAAACCTTTTCAAATGCAGTCACTGGGAGGAGCAGCGACAATGATGCTGCTATAGGAACAACAGTGGGCACAAGGTTGGTACCAATGGAGGACAGTCATGACAGAAAAGAGGTGGTGATTTCTGCTGAGGTCCTCACTCTTGCAGACCTCTAACCCCACCCTTGTGTTCTTTCTGCAAATACTGCCCTCCCAGAGCAGAacttggggcagggggggcattttGAGCTGCGGGGGGAGGTGAGGATGGTCCACTCTGCTGATGAAAATCCCTCCTGTCTGCAAGAATTATCTCCCAAGATGCAAGCCACTGCCGGCAACTGCTGGCTTTCTACTGAGAGAATCCTCAGCTTACTTCCTGGAAGACAGCAAAGTCGTAACAAGACAGTATTGCAAGTTTACAATTGTTCCCTCCAACTTTGGATAGTTCTTAGCATTACAAATCTATTAAAAAATACAGCAGAGCATGAAAACAGAGCAGCTGCAGATTCGAATAGCTTCTGCATTCTGTTTCCATCATATCCTGTAAAACATCATATCCTGTAAAACAGGCTTTTAGTAGCTTCCTGCAATATGGAAGAAGTGAATATGCAGGAGACACAGAAAAGGAGATTCAGGGCACAAAACGCTTCCCACACAGCCCAGACGCAATCCAGCAAACTTTCCAAGGTATATTCAATGCAACAATGAAGAGGTTATTTTCTATGCTGCCTCTGTGTAAGTAGAAGCTGCTGGTCTATTGCTATAGTGACAGCTTACGTACGTGGAGAGCACACAGATGTTCCTTTGTCCAGAGGAGTTTAAACGCACTGTGGCGAAGGCCCGGTCCTGGCTCATCATGCCTGACACTTGAGAAGGGAGGTAATTCGTGGCAGCCATGAACATCTTGCCCATGTAACCACTCCAGGATGGCGGTTCCTCTGGTCGGCTATGAATGACAAAGTATCAGTCATCAAGAGTCCATCTGAGATCTACAGcagcaaaatgaaaatgaaacacatTCCACTTCATTTGCTCACATTCATACTTTGCTATCCATGTTTCTTATCACTAGTTTTTCCCACATTGTCAACATTTAGACTGTAAAATTTTGGAGGAGAGACATGTCTTCACTATTTATGTAAAGTACCATGCACACATCCCTCTTGGATGCATGCCTTAATGTGGTGAGGGGATTTGTGTGTGTTAGCCAGTGGggtagtgccaacggggcaggACGCCCCAAGCGCATGCCTGTGCAGGGGCATGGATGGGACGTGGTGggggatgttccagggtggggggcaggcgtGGCATAGCAGGGGCACGGGACACACcagaaaagattttttaaattggcaGATTTTCACAGCAACAACAAGCATTTTTGCCAGAATCACAAGAAAAAGACAAAGCCAATAAGCCCATTCAGAGCATACTTATTGGAGTTCTGCCCACCTGTCTGTGAGATGTTCCAGCTTGAAGATGTGCACTGTCTCAGTATTGCTCGATGCACACAAGAATTGCGAATCCATGCTAAATACTAGAGAGCTGATATTCACATACCTAAGGCCAAGAA of Sphaerodactylus townsendi isolate TG3544 linkage group LG03, MPM_Stown_v2.3, whole genome shotgun sequence contains these proteins:
- the WIPI1 gene encoding WD repeat domain phosphoinositide-interacting protein 1, with amino-acid sequence MNVYHFKKGTEICNYSYSSNILSIRLNRQRLIVCLEESIYIHNIKDMKLLKTILDTPLNTKGLCALSINHSNSYLAYPGSTTAGEIVLYDGNNLKDVCLIPAHDGSLAALAFNSTGSKLASASEKGTVIRVFSIPEGEKLYEFRRGMKRYVNISSLVFSMDSQFLCASSNTETVHIFKLEHLTDSRPEEPPSWSGYMGKMFMAATNYLPSQVSGMMSQDRAFATVRLNSSGQRNICVLSTIQKLPRLLVTTSDGHLYLYNLDPQDGGECVLIKTHRLLGLEKTEENKENDLQPPVPQTYAATVARQGSMPSPSMMPGYSEDGGALRGEIIPEHEFATGPVCLDDENEFPPINMCRGSQTSKGKRP